TGATAATAGTCTTTGTATTCCATAACTTAATTAATAAAAGATTCTTTTCTCTTTGTAACGGTTGACAAGAAGCTTGTCAATTTTAACTTATACTTTTTCTTGTACATTGATAAAATCTTGTAAGATTTTACATAGCATTTTAAGACTCTCTTAAGATTTATAAGTTATTTTAAAAGCCAAATAGTATAGTAATAGTTGTAATTGTATGCTGGAAATCAATTTTTGGATGCCGACAACCCGTCTTTTTGGCAAAAGAATTAAAAGCGCAATCGGTTCTTTTTTTTGCTCAATTTACCCAAGATAACTCCGGCCATGTGGATTTTAGAATTATCACGCCTGAAGGAACTCGAAGTTTCTCCCAGCTGGAAGAGAGTGCTTATCAACTACTCTGTGAAAAAAGTATGACTATCATTCGCGAACCTGCAACAGAAGAAAACTTAGTTGGTGTCTCTAATTTAGGTAGTTTAAAAGGGTGGAGAGCAAAACCGGTCAGAGCCAATATCGTAACACACAGCTTTTGGCCCAAAGAGAGACCCCAAAAAACTCACGTTACTCAAGACTTGTTAAGCCTGGCGCATCTAGCTCGGAAACACAAACGTGTTCCTAGCGAAATTGTAACTTATAATGAAGACAGAGAACGGGAAGCTCAGGAAAAAGATATTTTTGAAGTTAAACATCATGTCGCTCTGGACATCTCAGGTGTAGAAAAAAGAAAACTAAACTCTGAATATCAGAAAAAGAAAGTAGAAAATCAAGAACTCGCCACCGAAATTAGTGAGCTTGAAACTGCTTTGGAGCAAAAACAAGAGTTTCAAGAACAGATCAAAAATTTAACTTCTCATCAAGACCTGCTTTTACATCAACAAGCGCACTTAGAAATGCAATTTCTTACCAATAAAAAAGAGTGGGCAAAAGAACAATCTCAACTCCAAAAACAGCATGCGTCATTGACAAAACAAGCAAATTTTTTTCAGCGGAAATTAAAATATCTGGATAAAATTGAAAAGGATAGCAATACTTTGGCTGAATGCAATAAATCTCGACAGCAGCTGGATATCACTCTTCATGAACAGAATCTGATCGAGCAACGAATAGATGCCATCGAACGATTAATCAGTCAAGCTACAGTTAAATACCAAACTGGTCAGGAAACTATCCAATCTCAACTTCAACCAATTACTGAAAACCTCTATAAAGCACAACGTCGATTAGAGAAATTAGAGCCCATAATAAAAGGACAGTCGATGGGTAGAGTCAGTGGACTAAAAATTCTTCACAAGATGCGAGTGGACTATTTGCAAAGAGAAGAACACTATCGACAAAGCATTCACTATACGAAAGGAAAATCAGCTGAAGAACCAATTTATCTCCCTACTCGGGAAGCGGGTCTACCTTTTTATGTGGATGAAGAGTTGGTACTTTTAGCCTTAGAAGGAGAAAGAGAAAAAAATTATAACTTTATTAATTATAATTGTGCCGCCAGCGCAAAATACTGTCTCCTAGCAGGCATTAATCCTATAAAAAAGAATTGGTAGCTGCAAGCTTCACAGAAAAAGATTTTCAAGTGAATAAACCAGAAACTTGTAAATCTATGTGTACGTGGGTAAAAAAATTAGAACAGACAATTATCAACATCAATTCTTAGACTCTAGCTTCAAATAACGTTTTAGAAACTCTCAAAATATAGAATCCTTAAAGTGTATCTTAGATTAGAAGCGATCTTTTTTGTTTTTTTCTTTTTTTAGGGTAGTTTTTTGTAAAATTTCTGTTACTGATTCAGAAAGCAAGGGCTTGCTTAAATAGAACCCTTGTACTTCATCGCACTTCTGATCTTTTAAGAAATTGATTTGGTTTGGATTTTCCACCCCCTCTGCCAAGACTGTGAAATTTAAACTGCGCGCCATAGCAATGATAGATTCAATAATCACCTCATCGCTACGCGATCTGCAGATATTTTTGACAAAAGATTGATCAATTTTCAAACGATCAATATGAAGCTGTTTGAGATAATTTAAACTTGAACTGCCAGTACCAAAATCATCTAAAACAATTTTAACACCTATTTTTTTTAGCTTCTGAATCATTCTTTGAACCTCAAGATTTGTAATAATCACATTCTCAGTGATTTCTATCTCAAATAACTCTGGTTCAATGTCATGCTCTTTTAAAATACTTTTAACAGTGTCTGCAAAATTGACTTGCTTTAATTGTTGTGTCGCGACATTAACAGCCACTCTTACTGCCGACAGTCCTTGTTCTCGCCATTCAGTTATTTGCTTGCACACTGTTCGAATAACCCATTCTCCTAAAGGAACAATTAATCCTGAGCTTTCAGCCGTAGGTATAAACTCCAAGGGTAAAACAACACCTTTTTGTGGATGTTGCCAGCGAATTAGAGCCTCAAGACCCAATAATTTGCGATTTTTTACATCGTATTGAGGTTGGTAGACCAGGAAAAATTCTTTATTTTGAATGGCTCGACGTAACTCTGCTTCCCGTTCTAATTGTTGATTCGTAAGTTGATTCAATTGTGGGGTATAAAATCTAAATTGATTTCCTCCCTGCTCTTTTGCCTGATACATGGCCAAATCTGCGTTTTTTAAAAGACTGTTTATATCAGTACCATCCGTAGGATACAGACTAATACCAATACTTGTTGTTAACGTAAATTCATGACCTGCAATATGCAGTGGTAAATTAAATGAGGTTAAGATTTTTTGCACAACGTTGACGACGTCCTCTCCTTTTTTTAATTCAGGAACCACAATGACAAATTCATCTCCCCCCAACCGTGCCAAGGTATCCTCAGCTCTTAGTAAAGTGAATAATCGCTTACTCACCTCACATATCACTTCATCCCCAAACTCATGACCCAG
The nucleotide sequence above comes from Legionella hackeliae. Encoded proteins:
- a CDS encoding EAL domain-containing protein, whose protein sequence is MSDIELRIMVIDDNPAIHEDFIKVLTTTHQQSKAFDNLDKELFGEDSRLESEESLLPEFKIDTAEQGREGVEKIKKACEAGKPYALAFVDIRMPPGWDGLETIKRMWKIDSDIQVVICTAYSDYSWEETVQKLGVSDNLLVLKKPFDKVAVRQLACALTRKWLLAKEAKKYTESLQKIVDERTESLQQSLSLLRATIESSTDGILVVDLKGNLIDCNKQFIKIWGIPKTLIKQKNENLLFEYMINKLRKPEELSVQINRLHQHIDDTSLQVVKFKEEKIVECYSQPLRISKVTVGRVWSFRDITERAFLEEELEHQATHDSLTDLPNRVLLNDRIKQSIAVASREGTCFAILFFDLDRFKLINDSLGHEFGDEVICEVSKRLFTLLRAEDTLARLGGDEFVIVVPELKKGEDVVNVVQKILTSFNLPLHIAGHEFTLTTSIGISLYPTDGTDINSLLKNADLAMYQAKEQGGNQFRFYTPQLNQLTNQQLEREAELRRAIQNKEFFLVYQPQYDVKNRKLLGLEALIRWQHPQKGVVLPLEFIPTAESSGLIVPLGEWVIRTVCKQITEWREQGLSAVRVAVNVATQQLKQVNFADTVKSILKEHDIEPELFEIEITENVIITNLEVQRMIQKLKKIGVKIVLDDFGTGSSSLNYLKQLHIDRLKIDQSFVKNICRSRSDEVIIESIIAMARSLNFTVLAEGVENPNQINFLKDQKCDEVQGFYLSKPLLSESVTEILQKTTLKKEKNKKDRF